One stretch of Brettanomyces nanus chromosome 4, complete sequence DNA includes these proteins:
- a CDS encoding uncharacterized protein (BUSCO:EOG0934005K), whose amino-acid sequence MLISKRSFREKEEMTKAIQEVTEKLTTCTIPEMITVMQEKINEPWNGLRVDLFHYISVLNRIDQIMEDHIEKYDLTADYPKLRHVETDDALLIITCLDYSYCLLEYSNNKSIYNSAERIYSLIMSTSLDIRLEALKTTCLLCERFSTSESSCCSVPSKIKDVLLKLAKCFPPMITSSEANELLAHHGDKIIAKAQKTNRHSKSRRYSHALRHVSLLDCLNPNASTPSEWQCLDFEYYNVATVKVVAQKKIETKTNIGSPDTLKFDTKLEMRKAKFINQAKNNGERHLQSPSHSISNASSASNAAGVTPSSSSLHAKVMGSQSDTFQEGLHYFHLNSDAVRKMSYQQIYDRAEEFLPKERWSDFVIAVYVAKAYNSKSYSCLQLREKLVTMKCLAVAAASSCCFYSVLASTVFDEEPFLLSYMSDLINPDNTVSYDPSFASLRAFVNISGKKTGGSDLMRAWGGNASHGLLFHLLRSILKSAREDKIDMTKTYLNYVFNLVANFIDNKRLVNHLRSAGLLIIFLDFLNLRTNFRMTRSGPLHLIEIFIRSCPDVVDDFIANDGFNVLINLLQYEVDFAINDPDFDGGSPKNCDLSFAITVRQVKTINFLLKLINDLITNHSGDRMRNLYDSSILQSFIRILSNPSIFGYDLLTSTLRIIVGIINSEPTAYAILEEGGVIEIFFQQFDTLLGKSGDLLLELPDTISAIALNHGGHRKIQELSIISRFFGIFRNNDLCHELLKDDNSLAMGQEIDELARHHPGLKPAIEEQILGLLHDIPNLTQFPQSEFFQSPQGSLYKSSNENVIEKEEGSDDMITWETCIGGDVLECTASFVSVLFDNSRIWKNIFKKVKVDDLLKFITVKNAPFDFVLSTALYSISSVIMSIDQEDHCFSLEALVKTLGRALDDLHSFTYFEDDSTSFFDQFDLSQDISMPFSTAAAEAGGAVLSKLGIVNCLLYIISDVYASPNKLASGKILSFVKVYASEQGLDLVKEMLLFYRRVALEEVILHSRTPADAAKNVISVNQGITRYHIEIGHPNDKSAFCAGNSAKFKNESALFFHFSRCQSWMRYIFAGLCRVSNDRRQDSKFGMCPKLAASILLQYTNVTVETLTNISTPNLEIECGYMLLMLNQLYSTLFMRPRTSDPINAAMVICLLQNNGLIVMRNLAVKYFKLLETFPHDEVVKYAESKYVDINVCSTTILLLSQILSIYSGVTTKSMISYIPAQERLYPDLAKDLTAYSHELSYSILVQTSLAGFGLLNELLHSDCCHILDQNPHNIPVLLIEKLIVVSKNFYTAVSTTQSHVFEGRLYPLSLRCVSPSDDKIEYLCLLGLNRTAATEFLIFYRNSLDALYADEPGELIEQFEDTISDVDWKAVCTKAQHTPFVPEHQEPAAPQYMHACTLDDLNFSRGANETNFIDYWIQMAQLYPKATFRISDLLLSVCSKSSYLFFTEVLNSVYINICSFSFDTDPKNKEPSERLSSMLQLLSYLIDENSINKYPDINESIISGLVEHVSADAVGAVWFPSLLMVLEKFLAHSKMPKTPDVDKIGIEYKLSQASVTFVKNWCMKPDQEEELLQRLLRISALESCNVAASVTRIMILLCDNYERCSRVYESSMLTLLVECIKRFTDESTNLQSLVINLFRRCMENKETIEAYISREMDRAIMPKKTSNQKIRVRGLPSVIKENASLVIRNDDVFIDILAEKSILYQCTRPLNNMSIIGMTPKQKKFIAANDLSIKDTGKEAKVPYSTGIMHTLLSELMAVSRRDLTTTPPETTETVEDSGKVEDRKGVHSYDGNTRANFYSKDDMFQNKDLAYTLFLMQTISELLFSYKQAKTEFLMFSKKNVDPQAVGKPRSTALNILVHRLILSDPFSKSSSVEAKRRKLLSQFAGVCIFALVSTVPMKNVKYTDPHIVDPDMTFVRKFAVDILIKAIKNENSDNGSALMRYSKIVDILDVVCKLLGDSFELSLTSCIDLLVTRHDDYYIANELLEKKFSFLLTSILADLDPNFPYTEDIAGAIMRCLSALGSIKVKDQEKFKDGQQPGEGDEEVLNDEALEEREELPDLLRNSTLGMYDVDEIENEEDEDISDELLDDDAILNDDDIEIVYSSDDGTDGDEEMRSLHDNNDDSSDVDIVFEDDDGDSDHILNQNRGVDEDEVSGNEGRYIDDNENFMIDVVSDSDERFDDSDPINEDNDDTGNDVDRSDVVLSDEDFDLIDDEQLDIDSSNEGVDDGTESRDSSDDDSAILDEWINEHEHDDAGGVDRSTRRSGSRSFPNINEFDDVSDDGGINFNRLFTSRAPEADIGYVPRAFPRGNSDNPFSLIDITNNSFSRTYNPDGPVIPFSLGNSANMGNGTLSDFLRALETHGTGQSKRNQRIPNIFLKSTVQRWLEVAHLYYNKTMVKESCRVIPSIINRIYDKSLKISEEEDRLKQERLETLRKTREEEERKRREAEEKFREHRAAEGIPRDAIYVTIGGTPIDISGTDIDPEFLQALPDDMREEVFTQHVRQRRVDSSASGDRVREVDPDFMAALPDEIRADILRDEYQTTIETRSMGNLDESYDEDEEIAAVDSPVEGMETEVDIKSIDKQKKKSKVFFPAMADKYGVAAMMKMIFVPQLYYKRESFFKAVSYLCYNKHTRSEIITMLLYILQEGLRSQASLELLYYHLCQRAKVSSATAAATESSVDALKSSIRSSHISDPSLSIKFPVGCTTLTVATQAIDVIQYLLENENHMRFHFLMEQESTSFMKKVAKRHKVTDSSYRYPINILLSLLDEKLIKDDSNLMDILSRSIQIASMPLKAMKEKLTELDENKDDLFSRKPQLPVVPDKNLRLVVDILVADECASKVFQQTIATIQNMSTLSNAKVIFPHELSSNATALSSKIAKDLRLLIDELRNHKGDVDDIKYLAEFSSASSDQAKLLRVLTALDYLFQSENGSSSETEELKELYRTSALGPLWGALSNCLKLLRERSDLAQVTTILSPLIEALMVVCKHSKVERLPVRDILRYEEEKDHDFSNEPIESLFFSFTEEHKKILNQMIRTNPKLMSGPFSVLIRNPKVLEFDNKRVYFRQKLHKDDSDKPVLNVSVRRDQVFLDSYRAIFFKPPETVRKSNLEIGFRGEEGVDAGGLTREWYQVLSRQIFNPDYALFTPVTSDKTTFHPNRASWVNPEHLSFFKFVGMIIGKAVYDGYMLDCHFTRAVFKRILGKPVSLKDMESLDPDYYKSLLWMLENNITDIIVETFSVEADDYGEHKIIDLKENGRGIAVTEKNKQEYVRLIVEYRLLTSVKDQMDNFLEGFYQIIPRDLVAIFDEQELELLISGLPDIDVDDWKNNTNYVNYSASSSQIQWFWRAVKSFDKEERAKLLQFATGTSKVPLNGFKELSGVNGISKFSVQRVYGDTDRLPSAHTCFNQIDLPEYENYEKLRAALLLAVREGNEGFGFV is encoded by the coding sequence ATGTTGATCTCTAAACGTTCCTTCCGGGAAAAAGAGGAGATGACAAAAGCGATTCAAGAGGTGACAGAAAAACTGACAACATGTACAATTCCAGAAATGATCACAGTGATGCAGgagaagatcaatgaaCCTTGGAATGGTTTAAGAGTTGATTTATTTCATTATATCTCTGTCTTAAACAGAATTGACCAGATCATGGAAGACCATATTGAGAAGTATGATCTTACTGCTGACTATCCAAAGCTTCGACATGTTGAGACAGATGATGCTTTATTGATTATCACATGTCTTGATTATAGTTACTGTTTGCTTGAGTATAGCAACAATAAGAGCATATACAATTCTGCTGAACGTATATATTCACTTATCATGTCGACCTCTTTGGACATCCGCCTTGAAGCTCTTAAAACCACATGTCTTCTATGCGAGAGATTCTCCACCTCTGAGAGTTCCTGTTGCTCTGTTCCATCCAAAATAAAAGACGTTTTGCTCAAGCTAGCCAAATGCTTCCCACCTATGATTACTTCATCTGAGGCTAATGAATTGTTGGCCCATCACGGTGATAAGATAATTGCAAAGGCACAGAAAACAAATCGTCATTCCAAGTCTAGGCGATATTCGCACGCTTTGAGACATGTAAGCTTGCTTGATTGTCTGAACCCCAACGCATCTACTCCATCGGAATGGCAGTGCCTTGATTTTGAATATTATAATGTGGCAACTGTCAAAGTAGTCGCTCAAAAAAAGATCGAGACTAAGACCAATATCGGTTCTCCGGATACTCTTAAATTTGATACAAAGCTGGAGATGCGCAAAGCTAAGTTTATTAATCAGGCCAAGAATAATGGAGAAAGGCATTTGCAATCACCCTCTCATTCGATTTCAAACGCTTCAAGTGCTTCCAATGCTGCCGGTGTAactccatcttcatcttctttgcatGCCAAAGTCATGGGTTCGCAAAGCGATACTTTCCAAGAGGGATTACATTATTTCCACTTGAATTCTGATGCTGTTCGGAAGATGTCTTATCAACAGATCTATGATCGGGCCGAAGAATTTCTTCCTAAAGAGAGGTGGTCGGATTTTGTTATTGCGGTATACGTAGCCAAGGCATATAACAGCAAATCATATTCATGCTTACAGTTACGTGAAAAATTGGTCACTATGAAATGCCTCGCAGTAGCTGCAGCATCGTCTTGCTGCTTTTATTCGGTGTTGGCAAGCACAGTGTTTGATGAAGAGCCTTTCCTTTTGAGTTACATGTCTGATCTTATTAATCCCGACAATACTGTATCGTATGATCCTTCTTTTGCTAGCTTGAGAGCATTTGTGAACATATCGGGAAAGAAAACTGGTGGTTCTGATTTGATGAGAGCATGGGGTGGGAATGCTTCTCATGGTCTACTCTTTCATTTACTAAGATCAATTCTTAAATCGGCCAGAGAGGATAAAATAGATATGACTAAGACATATTTGAACTACGTTTTCAATTTGGTCGCTAACTTTATTGACAACAAAAGATTGGTCAATCATCTTCGGAGTGCAGGACTTTTGATCATTTTCCTTGACTTCCTTAATTTGAGGACTAATTTCCGCATGACCAGATCTGGACCTTTACACTTGATTGAAATATTTATTCGTTCTTGTCCAGATGTGGTGGACGACTTTATTGCTAATGATGGATTCAATGTTTTGATAAACCTATTACAATACGAGGTTGATTTTGCGATAAATGATCCAGACTTTGATGGTGGTTCTCCTAAGAACTGCGACCTTTCCTTTGCAATTACCGTTAGGCAGGTCAAAACGATCAATTTTTTGTTGAAATTGATCAATGACTTGATCACAAATCATTCCGGGGACAGAATGAGAAACCTTTATGATTCTTCGATTTTACAAAGTTTCATCAGAATACTGAGTAATCCATCTATTTTTGGTTATGATTTATTGACCAGCACATTGCGAATCATCGTTGGTATCATTAACAGCGAGCCAACGGCCTATGCGATTCTTGAGGAAGGCGGCGTAATAGAAATATTTTTCCAGCAGTTTGATACACTCCTTGGAAAATCCGGCGATTTACTTCTTGAGCTTCCTGATACCATCAGTGCTATTGCTCTTAATCATGGGGGGCATCGCAAGATCCAAGAGTTGAGCATCATTTCTCGGTTCTTTGGAATATTTAGGAATAACGATTTGTGCCATGAACTATTAAAAGACGATAACAGTTTGGCGATGGGCCAAGAAATAGATGAGCTCGCACGACATCATCCCGGCTTGAAGCCGGCTATTGAGGAACAAATCTTAGGACTTCTACATGATATTCCTAACCTCACTCAATTCCCCCAATCGGAGTTTTTCCAGTCTCCTCAAGGTTCGCTTTACAAATCATCTAATGAAAACGTTATcgaaaaagaagaaggttctGATGACATGATTACCTGGGAGACCTGCATCGGAGGAGATGTTCTTGAATGTACTGCCTCGTTTGTCTCGGTACTTTTTGACAACTCCAGAATATGGAAGAACATTTTCAAGAAGGTCAAAGTGGATGATCTCTTGAAATTTATTACTGTCAAGAATGCACCGTTTGACTTTGTTCTCTCCACTGCACTATACTCTATCAGCAGTGTCATCATGTCCATTGACCAGGAAGATCATTGCTTCTCATTAGAAGCCCTTGTCAAGACATTAGGACGTGCGCTAGATGATTTGCACTCTTTTACCTACTTTGAGGATGATAGCACATCCTTCTTTGATCAATTTGATCTGAGCCAGGATATAAGTATGCCCTTCTCTACGGCGGCTGCCGAGGCCGGAGGTGCTGTGCTATCTAAACTTGGCATTGTGAACTGTTTGTTATATATTATCAGTGATGTTTATGCATCACCAAACAAGCTTGCTTCAGGTAAGATTCTTTCATTTGTTAAGGTCTATGCTTCTGAACAAGGTCTTGATTTAGTGAAGGAAATGCTTCTGTTTTATAGGAGGGTTGCTTTGGAAGAGGTTATATTACATTCTAGAACTCCGGCTGATGCCGCTAAGAACGTCATATCAGTTAACCAGGGCATCACTCGTTATCATATTGAGATTGGGCACCCAAACGACAAATCCGCTTTCTGTGCAGGCAATAGTGCTAAGTTTAAAAACGAGTCAGCCCtattttttcatttctctAGATGTCAGTCTTGGATGAGATACATATTTGCTGGCCTATGTCGTGTGAGCAATGACAGACGTCAAGACAGCAAGTTTGGTATGTGCCCTAAACTTGCTGCGTCAATTCTTCTACAGTACACGAACGTTACTGTTGAGACGTTAACCAATATTTCCACTCCTAACCTTGAGATTGAGTGTGGATACATGCTACTGATGCTTAATCAGCTCTACTCAACTCTGTTCATGAGGCCGCGCACTTCAGATCCAATTAATGCAGCTATGGTTATCTGCCTTCTTCAGAACAATGGTTTGATTGTAATGCGGAACTTAGCTGTTAAGTATTTCAAACTTCTCGAAACGTTCCCTCACGATGAAGTTGTGAAATATGCTGAATCCAAGTACGTGGATATAAACGTATGCAGCACTACCATTCTACTTTTAAGTCAAATCTTGAGCATTTATTCTGGTGTGACTACAAAATCGATGATATCATACATTCCTGCTCAGGAGCGACTCTACCCCGATTTGGCCAAGGATTTGACCGCATATTCTCATGAGTTAAGCTATTCCATCTTAGTGCAGACGTCCCTTGCTGGTTTTGGCTTGCTCAACGAACTACTCCACTCTGATTGCTGTCATATTCTAGATCAAAATCCACATAATATTCCTGTTCTTTTGATTGAGAAGCTCATCGTGGTGAGCAAAAATTTCTATACTGCTGTTTCAACTACTCAGTCTCATGTCTTTGAAGGTAGGTTATatcctctttctttgagaTGTGTAAGCCCTTCAGACGATAAGATAGAATACTTGTGCCTATTGGGTCTAAATCGGACTGCAGCCACTGAATTTCTTATATTCTACAGAAACTCGTTGGACGCATTATATGCTGATGAGCCTGGCGAGTTAATCGAACAGTTTGAGGATACCATATCTGATGTCGACTGGAAGGCTGTGTGCACTAAAGCTCAGCATACTCCGTTTGTTCCTGAGCATCAGGAGCCTGCAGCACCTCAGTACATGCACGCATGTACTTTGGATGATCTAAACTTTTCTAGGGGTGCAAACGAGACAAACTTCATTGACTATTGGATCCAGATGGCTCAACTTTATCCTAAAGCCACTTTCCGTATTTCTGATCTCCTGCTCAGCGTTtgttcaaagtcttcaTATCTGTTTTTCACTGAAGTCCTTAATTCGGTATACATCAATATTTGCTCGTTCTCGTTTGATACTGATCCCAAGAATAAAGAGCCATCCGAAAGGCTTTCCAGCATGCTCCAATTACTTTCTTATctcattgatgaaaattcCATTAACAAATATCCGGATATTAATGAGAGCATCATATCTGGATTGGTAGAGCATGTAAGTGCAGATGCGGTAGGTGCTGTTTGGTTCCCAAGTCTTTTAATGGTGTTGGAAAAGTTTCTTGCCCATAGCAAGATGCCAAAAACTCCTGATGTTGATAAGATTGGTATAGAGTACAAACTGTCTCAGGCATCGGTAACCTTTGTTAAAAATTGGTGTATGAAACCGGATCAAGAGGAGGAACTGCTTCAAAGGCTATTGCGTATTTCCGCACTTGAAAGTTGCAATGTGGCTGCATCGGTTACCCGTATTATGATCCTACTTTGCGACAACTATGAGCGTTGCTCAAGAGTTTATGAATCATCCATGTTGACCTTGTTGGTTGAATGTATTAAACGATTCACCGATGAATCGAcaaatcttcaaagccttgtaatcaatcttttcagaaGATGCATGGAGAATAAAGAAACGATTGAAGCTTATATAAGTCGTGAAATGGATCGCGCTATCATGCCTAAGAAGACATCTAATCAGAAGATCCGTGTTCGTGGCCTTCCGAGTGTCATTAAGGAAAACGCATCTTTGGTAATTCgaaatgatgatgtttTTATTGATATATTGGCTGAAAAGTCGATTCTTTATCAATGTACCAGGCCGTTGAATAACATGAGCATTATTGGGATGACACCaaagcaaaagaaattTATTGCTGCTAATGATCTATCCATAAAAGACACTGGGAAGGAAGCTAAGGTTCCGTATAGTACGGGAATTATGCATACTCTTTTATCCGAGTTGATGGCTGTCAGCAGGAGAGACCTAACTACCACTCCACCTGAAACAACAGAAACTGTTGAAGATTCTGGCAAAGTTGAGGATAGAAAAGGAGTTCATTCTTACGATGGCAACACTCGTGCCAATTTTTATTCCAAGGATGACATGTTTCAGAACAAGGATCTTGCATATACTCTGTTCTTGATGCAGACCATTTCAGAATTGCTCTTTTCCTATAAGCAGGCTAAGACTGAATTTTTGATGTTttcgaagaagaatgtGGACCCTCAGGCTGTTGGCAAACCCCGCTCAACAGCTTTGAACATTTTGGTTCACCGCCTTATATTATCAGATCCGTTTAGcaaatcatcttctgttgaaGCTAAAAGACGAAAACTCCTTTCTCAATTTGCTGGTGTTTGCATATTTGCCTTGGTATCGACCGTTCCTATGAAGAATGTAAAATATACTGATCCACATATTGTCGATCCCGATATGACATTTGTCAGAAAATTTGCTGTGGATATCCTAATCAAGGCGATCAAGAATGAGAATAGTGATAATGGAAGTGCTCTAATGAGGTATAGCAAGATTGTAGATATATTGGATGTGGTTTGCAAACTTCTGGGTGACAGTTTTGAGTTGAGCCTCACATCATGCATAGATCTACTTGTCACTCGTCATGATGACTATTACATTGCCAATGAGCTCCTcgaaaagaagttttcGTTTCTCCTAACATCTATACTGGCTGATCTCGATCCAAATTTCCCCTATACTGAGGATATTGCGGGAGCCATAATGAGGTGCTTATCTGCATTGGGTAGTATAAAGGTGAAAGATCAGgaaaagttcaaagatGGTCAACAACCTGGTGAGGGGGATGAAGAAGTGCTAAATGATGAAGCATTGGAGGAGCGTGAAGAACTGCCTGATTTGCTTCGGAATTCCACCTTAGGAATGTATGATGTCGATGAAatagagaatgaagaagatgaggatattAGTGATGAACTTTTGGACGATGACGCTATCTTGaacgatgacgatattGAGATTGTGTACTCTTCAGATGATGGCACCGATGGAGATGAGGAAATGCGGTCATTACACGATAATAACGATGACAGTTCGGATGTCGATATTGTttttgaggatgatgacgGCGATTCCGATCATATCTTGAACCAAAATCGAGGAGTCGATGAAGACGAAGTTAGTGGCAACGAGGGACGCTACATTGATGACAATGAGAATTTCATGATTGATGTCGTTAGCGATTCCGACGAGCGTTTTGATGACTCTGATCCTATtaatgaagataatgatGACACTGGCAATGACGTTGACAGAAGTGACGTCGTTCTCTCTGATGAGGACTTTGATCTGATTGACGATGAGCAGCTTGATATTGACAGCAGCAATGAAGgtgttgatgatggtacGGAAAGTCGAGATAGTAGCGATGACGATAGCGCTATTCTCGATGAATGGATTAACGAGCACGAGCATGACGATGCAGGCGGTGTTGATCGTTCTACAAGGCGCAGTGGATCTAGAAGTTTTCCAAATATCAATGAGTTTGACGATGTGTCTGATGATGGAGGTATTAACTTTAATCGATTATTCACATCTCGCGCTCCTGAAGCGGATATTGGTTATGTTCCTCGTGCATTTCCAAGGGGAAATTCTGACAATCCGTTTTCTCTCATTGATATAACCAACAACAGTTTTTCTAGGACATACAATCCGGATGGTCCCGTTATTCCGTTCAGTCTTGGAAACTCCGCAAATATGGGTAACGGTACTTTGAGTGACTTTCTCAGAGCTCTTGAGACACATGGTACTGGACAATCGAAGAGGAATCAGCGGATTCCAAATATTTTCTTGAAATCCACTGTTCAGAGGTGGTTAGAGGTTGCCCATCTATACTACAACAAAACAATGGTGAAAGAGTCATGCAGGGTTATTCCTAGCATAATCAACCGCATTTATGAcaagagtttgaaaatttccgaggaagaagatcgCTTGAAACAAGAACGGTTGGAAACTTTACGGAAGACAagagaggaggaggagagaAAGCGCAGAGAGGCGGAAGAAAAGTTTAGGGAACATCGGGCTGCCGAAGGAATCCCGAGGGATGCCATCTATGTTACTATTGGAGGAACACCTATCGATATAAGTGGAACGGATATAGACCCTGAGTTTTTGCAAGCTCTTCCAGATGATATGCGAGAGGAAGTATTTACACAGCATGTTCGTCAACGGAGAGTAGATTCATCAGCATCGGGTGACCGTGTGAGAGAGGTGGATCCTGATTTTATGGCCGCTTTGCCTGATGAGATTCGTGCCGATATCTTGAGGGACGAGTATCAGACTACAATCGAGACTCGAAGTATGGGgaatttggatgaatcttacgatgaggatgaagagatagCAGCTGTAGATTCGCCCGTGGAAGGAATGGAAACTGAAGTAGACATCAAGTCTATCgataagcagaagaagaagtctaAGGTCTTCTTCCCTGCCATGGCAGATAAATATGGTGTTGCAGctatgatgaagatgatttttGTTCCCCAGTTGTACTACAAGCGAGAAAGTTTCTTCAAGGCGGTTTCGTATCTATGCTACAACAAGCACACTAGAAGTGAAATTATCACCATGTTGTTATATATCTTGCAAGAGGGATTAAGAAGTCAGGCGTCATTGGAACTTCTTTATTATCATTTATGTCAACGGGCAAAAGTATCGTCTGCAACTGCTGCAGCTACGGAATCTTCTGTTGATGCCTTGAAGTCCTCCATCAGGTCAAGCCATATCTCTGACCCAAGCCTTAGCATTAAGTTTCCTGTTGGATGCACCACGCTCACAGTGGCTACACAGGCCATTGATGTTATACAGTATCTTTTGGAGAATGAAAATCACATGAGAttccattttttgatgGAACAAGAGAGTACTTCTTTTATGAAGAAAGTGGCAAAAAGACACAAGGTCACAGACAGCAGTTATCGATACCCTATCAATATATTGTTGAGTTTGCTTGACGAGAAGCTTATTAAGGATGACTCCAATTTGATGGATATTCTTTCCCGCTCTATCCAGATAGCCAGTATGCCATTGAAAGctatgaaggagaaattgactgaattggatgaaaaCAAGGATGATCTATTCAGCAGAAAGCCTCAGTTACCAGTGGTTCCGGACAAAAATTTAAGGCTTGTTGTGGATATTTTGGTAGCTGACGAATGCGCTAGCAAAGTGTTTCAACAGACTATAGCCACGATTCAGAACATGTCGACGTTGAGCAATGCCAAGGTTATTTTCCCGCACGAGTTGTCCTCTAATGCGACCGCTCTAAGCTCTAAGATTGCTAAGGACTTGAGGCTCCTTATTGATGAATTGCGGAATCATAAAGGcgatgttgatgatatcaagTATTTGGCAGAATTTTCATCTGCATCATCCGATCAGGCAAAACTTTTACGGGTGTTGACAGCTTTGGATTACTTGTTCCAAAGTGAAAATGGAAGCTCCTCAGAAACTGAAGAGCTTAAAGAACTATACCGCACCTCTGCATTGGGTCCTCTTTGGGGAGCCCTTAGTAACTGCTTGAAGCTTCTCAGAGAGAGGAGCGATCTTGCTCAAGTTACGACCATTTTATCTCCTTTGATTGAAGCTTTAATGGTGGTGTGCAAACATAGTAAGGTCGAGAGGTTACCGGTGAGAGACATTCTTCgatatgaagaagaaaaggatcATGACTTTTCAAATGAGCCAATTGAGTCGttgttcttttccttcactGAAGAACAtaagaagatattgaacCAGATGATACGAACCAATCCAAAGTTGATGAGTGGTCCGTTCTCTGTGTTAATTAGAAATCCTAAGGTGCTTGAGTTCGATAATAAGAGAGTCTACTTTCGACAGAAGCTTCATAAAGATGACTCTGACAAACCTGTATTGAATGTCTCCGTCAGAAGAGACCAGGTATTCCTTGATTCTTATAGAGcgattttcttcaaaccaCCGGAAACTGTTCGAAAGAGTAATTTGGAAATTGGTTTCCGTGGCGAGGAAGGTGTTGATGCTGGTGGCCTAACTAGAGAATGGTATCAGGTACTTTCAAGGCAAATATTCAATCCAGATTATGCATTATTTACACCTGTTACCTCTGATAAGACGACATTCCATCCCAATAGAGCTTCTTGGGTCAACCCAGagcatctttcttttttcaagtttgTTGGAATGATTATTGGTAAGGCCGTGTACGATGGCTACATGTTGGACTGTCACTTCACGCGTGCGGTTTTCAAGAGAATTTTGGGCAAGCCCGTGTCTCTCAAGGATATGGAGTCACTTGATCCAGATTACTACAAGTCGTTGCTTTGGATGTTGGAAAACAATATCACCGATATCATTGTTGAAACGTTCTCTGTGGAAGCTGATGATTATGGTGAACATAAGATTATTGATttaaaagaaaatggaagaGGTATTGCTGTGACGGAGAAAAACAAACAGGAATATGTTCGTCTAATTGTGGAGTATAGACTTCTAACCTCGGTTAAGGATCAGATGGACAATTTCTTGGAAGGTTTCTACCAGATAATTCCTAGGGATTTAGTGGCTATTTTTGATGAGCAAGAGTTGGAATTGTTGATATCTGGTCTGCCTGACATTGATGTCGATGACTGGAAAAATAATACTAATTATGTCAACTACAGCGCCTCTTCATCTCAAATACAATGGTTCTGGAGGGCAGTTAAGTCGTTTGATAAGGAGGAAAGAGCcaagcttcttcaatttgcaACAGGTACCTCAAAGGTTCCATTGAATGGATTTAAAGAGTTAAGTGGTGTCAATGGAATCTCGAAGTTTAGTGTTCAACGGGTATACGGTGATACGGATCGATTACCCTCTGCACATACTTGCTTCAACCAAATCGATTTGCCCGAATATGAGAATTACGAGAAATTGCGTGCAGCTTTGCTACTAGCTGTGAGAGAAGGAAATGAAGGCTTTGGATTTGTTTAA